In Dermacentor andersoni chromosome 4, qqDerAnde1_hic_scaffold, whole genome shotgun sequence, the following proteins share a genomic window:
- the LOC129386595 gene encoding uncharacterized protein, whose product MAEESSNEYTPRDLSMQGKGTTCTSRGGTQDASSTLGAYSSISDEALRYQRNTLHTLTTDEICNVDGVTDNGSMSCQPLGCIKGIDNSRPSTSHASMEEASANCEDGATNAPGTRGREQRELCGACGNVWSRWDALHGHAEEHADDTANICKACAQSSVKMSKFVDHCRNRTDKYKCKTCGKQFHRAHHLAEHYRTHTDERPYKCKICKKLFRQSNHLNNHKRTHTGERPYKCKICENSFRQSSHLDDHMRTHTDERPHKCQICTKSFRLSSHLDDHKRTHTGERPYKCQVCHKSFRQSSHLDYHKRTHTGENPYICKACGKSFRQAAHLREHEAAHAAENGHVSQKCAK is encoded by the exons AtggctgaagaaagcagcaacgAATACACGCCTCGTGACTTAAGCATGCAGGGCAAAGGCACAACATGTACAAGCCGTGGCGGTACCCAGGACGCTTCATCTACTTTGGGCGCCTACAGCAG TATTTCCGACGAGGCCTTGCGTTACCAGAGGAACACGCTGCACACGCTCACGACAGACGAAATTTGCAACGTCGACG GTGTCACTGACAATGGCAGCATGAGTTGCCAGCCCCTGGGGTGCATCAAGGGCATCGATAACTCGAGGCCCAGCACAAGCCACGCTAGCATGGAGGAAGCATCAGCCAATTGCGAAGACGGCGCCAC GAATGCTCCCGGAACCAGAGGAAGGGAACAGCGAGAGCTTTGTGGTGCATGTGGCAATGTTTGGAGCAGATGGGACGCCTTACACGGGCACGCCGAGGAACACGCGGATGACACAGCCAACATTTGCAAAGCATGTGCTCAATCGTCTGTGAAAATGTCGAAGTTTGTAGATCATTGCCGGAACCGTACTGACAAATACAAATGCAAAACTTGTGGTAAACAGTTCCACCGGGCACATCACCTAGCTGAACATTACCGCACGCACACAGACGAGAGACCCTACAAATGCAAAATATGTAAAAAATTGTTCCGGCAGTCTAATCACCTAAATAATCATAAGCGCACGCACACAGGCGAGAGACCCTACAAATGCAAAATATGTGAAAACTCATTCCGGCAGTCTAGTCACCTAGATGACCATATGCGCACGCATACAGACGAGAGACCCCACAAATGCCAAATATGTACTAAATCGTTCCGGCTGTCTAGTCATCTAGATGACCATAAGCGCACTCATACAGGCGAGAGACCCTACAAGTGCCAAGTATGTCATAAATCGTTCCGGCAGTCTAGTCATCTAGATTACCACAAGCGCACGCACACAGGTGAGAATCCCTACATTTGTAAAGCATGCGGTAAATCATTCAGGCAGGCGGCGCATCTCCGTGAACACGAGGCCGCTCACGCCGCAGAGAACGGTCATGTATCCCAAAAATGTGCTAAATAA